The following coding sequences lie in one Apium graveolens cultivar Ventura chromosome 1, ASM990537v1, whole genome shotgun sequence genomic window:
- the LOC141706484 gene encoding uncharacterized protein LOC141706484 — MDIGDRRLENSRNPLYGFTGNEVHVVGTIDMPVLFGSTPCQIWKMVKFHVISASSSFNAILGRTTITALRAITSISHLKMKFPTDFGVGEMIGDQVTGRQCYLTIVTPRKKVDEEFDVNQVLNIDPRDLVEPPTSNSCSPTEETEEIEVIEGNPKKTTRLGKNLPDQLKKDITCFIREFSDIFTWDPKDMPGIPEAVARHSLHISKNIKPVRQKHRTFSAEKRAAIDLEINRLLEAGFIEEVQFPTWISKVVLVKKSSGKWRMCID; from the coding sequence ATGGACATAGGAGATCGAAGACTTGAGAACTCCCGAAACCCGTTATACGGGTTTACAGGAAATGAGGTTCACGTGGTAGGAACCATCGACATGCCAGTACTTTTCGGTTCCACACCGTGTCAGATTTGGAAAATGGTCAAATTCCATGTGATTAGTGCTTCCTCAAGCTTTAACGCTATTTTGGGACGGACTACGATCACTGCACTCCGAGCTATAACATCTATCTCCCACTTAAAAATGAAATTCCCCACAGATTTCGGCGTGGGAGAAATGATTGGTGATCAGGTAACAGGAAGACAATGCTATCTAACCATTGTAACTCCAAGAAAAAAGGTTGATGAAGAATTTGATGTTAATCAAGTGCTTAACATCGACCCCAGGGACCTTGTGGAACCACCCACTAGCAATTCTTGCTCTCCCACCGAGGAAACTGAAGAAATAGAAGTGATCGAAGGAAATCCTAAGAAAACCACAAGGCTCGGCAAGAATCTCCCTGATCAATTAAAGAAAGATATCACGTGCTTTATCCGTGAGTTTTCTGATATTTTCACCTGGGATCCAAAAGACATGCCCGGGATTCCCGAGGCTGTCGCTCGACACTCTTTACACATCAGTAAAAACATCAAGCCGGTTAGGCAAAAACATCGTACATTCTCTGCTGAAAAAAGGGCAGCCATCGACCTGGAGATCAATAGATTGCTCGAGGCCGGTTTCATCGAAGAAGTGCAATTCCCCACTTGGATCTCGAAAGTGGTCCTAGTCAAGAAAAGTAGCGGGAAGTGGAGAATGTGCATCGATTAG
- the LOC141706493 gene encoding uncharacterized protein LOC141706493 gives MRTLMRNQAGFETISESPLSLVLEKARIDRTLKTPALDHFDGSSDPLAFLNTFDGRMAFFGHSEITRCQFFSTCLQGTALRWYSNLPPRSIDSWTTLKSKFQARFSSNYKGIKVTASLMTMHQRSGESLRSFLTRFREEIAEIPDLIEQMAVNFLTAGIDKSRHGLLLEEIFEKRPKTLQAAFQIIEHRMMLQEAVSCIQSPRRSSKYERRRSYSPRYPARERRRERRRSPPPCTSDLPPRDRRERDWQSHNRSEKEFTKLNTEKTTILAVLKIEPDYRPPRPMKPGRPPSSRYCQYHEDTGHTTEQCFQLSNLIEGKIHRGQLVHYVQHDDEPRLHHGGEDDRVIGVIFGGVAAGGLSHNSRKIYAREVFNVNPSASKRPRMNPSPVISFSDDDYHPGLIEGH, from the coding sequence ATGCGTACCTTGATGAGAAATCAGGCAGGCTTTGAGACCATTTCCGAAAGCCCCCTATCATTAGTGCTCGAGAAGGCGCGCATCGACAGGACCTTGAAGACACCTGCTCTCGATCATTTTGACGGATCTTCGGACCCGTTAGCATTCCTAAACACATTTGATGGTCGCATGGCTTTCTTCGGCCATTCGGAGATCACTAGGTGTCAATTCTTCTCCACTTGCCTCCAAGGCACGGCTCTGCGATGGTACAGTAACTTGCCACCTCGGTCAATCGACTCGTGGACAACTCTGAAAAGCAAGTTTCAGGCCCGGTTTTCCAGCAActacaaaggaatcaaagttacAGCATCCTTGATGACAATGCACCAACGCTCTGGCGAAAGTCTTAGAAGTTTCCTAACCAGGTTCAGAGAAGAGATAGCAGAAATTCCAGACTTAATAGAGCAGATGGCTGTCAATTTCCTGACAGCCGGCATCGATAAGTCTAGGCATGGCCTTCTTTTAGAAGAGATCTTTGAAAAAAGGCCGAAAACTTTACAGGCCGCGTTCCAGATTATAGAACACCGCATGATGCTTCAAGAAGCGGTAAGCTGTATACAGTCTCCACGGAGGTCATCAAAATATGAACGACGCCGAAGCTACAGTCCACGTTACCCCGCGAGGGAAAGGCGTCGAGAGCGCCGTAGGTCTCCCCCACCATGCACTTCGGACCTTCCCCCGAGGGATAGAAGGGAAAGAGATTGGCAATCCCACAATCGATCTGAAAAAGAGTTCACTAAACTCAACACCGAAAAAACGACAATTTTGGCGGTGTTAAAAATAGAACCGGATTATCGCCCTCCAAGACCCATGAAACCAGGAAGACCTCCAAGCTCCAGATATTGTCAATATCATGAAGATACTGGCCATACAACAGAGCAATGTTTTCAGCTTAGCAACCTCATCGAAGGAAAAATTCATCGAGGACAACTAGTCCATTATGTGCAGCACGATGATGAACccagactccaccatggaggcgAAGACGATCGAGTAATCGGCGTTATTTTTGGTGGCGTAGCCGCCGGAGGTCTCTCCCACAACTCTCGCAAGATTTATGCTCGAGAAGTCTTTAATGTCAATCCATCGGCATCTAAACGCCCTCGAATGAATCCCTCCCCAGTCATCTCTTTCTCCGATGATGATTATCATCCCGGTCTCATCGAAGGCCATTAA